The following are from one region of the Heliangelus exortis chromosome 29, bHelExo1.hap1, whole genome shotgun sequence genome:
- the GNGT2 gene encoding guanine nucleotide-binding protein G(I)/G(S)/G(O) subunit gamma-T2, with amino-acid sequence MAQDMTEKELLKMELDQLKKEVKNERQMVSKTAKELKDYIESMAGEDPLLKGVPEDKNPFKEKGGCTIS; translated from the exons ATGGCTCAGGACATGACAgagaaggagctgctgaagaTGGAGCTGGATCAGCTGAAGAAAGAGGTGAAGAATGAGAGGCAGATG GTCTCCAAGACAGCCAAAGAGCTCAAGGACTACATCGAGTCCATGGCAGGTGAGGACCCACTGCTGAAAGGAGTCCCTGAGGACAAGAACCCCTTTAAGGAGAAGGGTGGCTGTACAATAAGCTGA
- the ZNF652 gene encoding zinc finger protein 652 yields the protein MSQTANSCQQLVENCATHVVGMAQEDGRRGQVPPPFYHGASQELDLSTKVYKRESGSPYPVLVDSKMSKPHLHEREEQPYFRENRSVGEVRAVKEDRENSDDSEEEEEEEDEVTYKREQIIVEVNLNNQTLNVSKGEKGVPSQSKETAVLKTSSEEEEGDSGDEATEDSNDYEENERQKKKEKRVEKVSVAQRRTRRAASAAAATTSPSPRTTRGRRKSVEPPKRKKKAAKEPKAPVQKSKCDEKETLTCEKCPRVFNTRWYLEKHMNVTHRRMQICDKCGKKFVLESELSLHQQTDCEKNIQCVSCNKSFKKLWSLHEHTKIVHGYAEKKFSCEICEKKFYTMAHVRKHMVAHTKDMPFTCETCGKSFKRSMSLKVHSLQHSGEKPFRCENCDERFQYKYQLRSHMSIHIGHKQFMCQWCGKDFNMKQYFDEHMKTHTGEKPFICEICGKSFTSRPNMKRHRRTHTGEKPYPCDVCGQRFRFSNMLKAHKEKCFRVTSPVNVSPAVQIPLSTTSPATTVPAVVSAPTTPTPPINLNPVSTLPPRPIPHPYSHLHLHPHPHHPHHLPVPPVPHLPPPPALFKSEPLNHRGQSEDSFLRHLAEKNSSAQHH from the exons ATGAGTCAAACAGCCAATTCTTGCCAACAGTTGGTTGAGAACTGTGCCACGCATGTAGTAGGGATGGCTCAAGAGGACGGTCGCCGCGGTCAAGTGCCACCCCCGTTTTATCATGGTGCCAGCCAGGAACTTGATCTGTCCACCAAAGTGTACAAGAGAGAGTCAGGAAGTCCTTACCCTGTGTTGGTGGACAGCAAAATGAGTAAACCACATCTCCATGAAAGAGAGGAGCAGCCATATTTCAGGGAGAACAGATCGGTAGGAGAGGTCCGGGCTGTGAAAGAAGATAGAGAAAACTCTGACGactctgaggaggaggaagaagaggaagatgaagtGACTTACAAAAGGGAGCAGATTATAGTAGAGGTAAACCTTAACAACCAAACATTAAATGTATCAAAAGGGGAGAAGggtgtcccctcccagtccaAAGAGACTGCTGTTCTTAAGACCagcagtgaggaagaggagggtgaCAGTGGGGACGAGGCCACTGAAGACAGTAATGATTATGAGGAAAatgagaggcagaagaaaaaagagaaaagagtggaaaaagTTAGTGTTGCACAAAGGAGAACAAGGAGAGCTgcatctgctgcagcagccacaacttccccaTCACCCAGAACTACAAGGGGTCGTAGAAAGAGTGTGGAGCCCCCCAAGCGTAAGAAGAAAGCTGCAAAGGAGCCCAAGGCACCTGTGCAGAAATCAAAATGTGACGAGAAGGAGACTTTAACCTGTGAGAAGTGCCCCAGGGTGTTTAACACTCGCTGGTACCTGGAGAAGCACATGAACGTCACTCACAGGCGCATGCAGATCTGCGACAAATGTGGGAAGAAATTTGTTCTAGAAAGTGAGCTGTCCCTTCACCAGCAAAcagactgtgaaaaaaatatccag TGCGTATCCTGTAATAAATCCTTCAAGAAGCTCTGGTCCCTCCACGAACATACCAAGATAGTCCATGGatatgcagaaaagaaattctcTTGTGAGATTTGTGAAAAGAAGTTCTACACCATGGCCCACGTGCGGAAACACATGGTTG CACACACAAAGGACATGCCATTTACATGTGAAACCTGTGGAAAATCATTCAAACGCAGTATGTCTCTCAAAGTACATTCCCTACAGCATTCTGGAGAGAAACCTTTCAGATGTGAG AACTGTGATGAGAGGTTTCAGTACAAGTACCAGCTGCGTTCCCACATGAGCATCCACATTGGGCACAAACAGTTCATGTGCCAGTGGTGTGGCAAAGACTTCAACATGAAACAGTACTTTGATGAGCACATGAAAACACACACTG GAGAGAAGCCCTTTATCTGTGAAATCTGTGGGAAAAGCTTTACCAGTCGCCCAAATATGAAGAGGCACCGCAGAACTCACACGGGGGAGAAGCCGTACCCGTGTGATGTCTGCGGCCAACGCTTCCGCTTCTCCAACATGCTGAAGGCACACAAGGAGAAGTGCTTCCGTGTCACCAGTCCCGTCAACGTCTCACCTGCTGTCCAGATCCCCCTCTCCACGACTTCTCCTGCCACCACGGTCCCTGCTGTAGTCAGTGCCCCTACCACCCCAACTCCACCCATCAACCTGAACCCAGTGAGCACACTTCCTCCGCGCCCCATTCCCCACCCCTATTCACACCTTCACCTACACCCTCATCCTCACCATCCACATCAtctcccagtccccccagtTCCTCATTTACCCCCCCCTCCAGCTCTTTTTAAGAGTGAGCCTTTAAATCATAGAGGCCAGAGTGAGGACAGCTTTCTGAGACacctggcagaaaaaaacagttcagcACAGCACCACTAA
- the PHOSPHO1 gene encoding phosphoethanolamine/phosphocholine phosphatase isoform X1, which produces MKKCCEGVGLPCLFKGVGMASSRPPSYLLVFDFDETIIQENSDDSILRAAPGKVLPDHIRQTFCEGFYNEYMQRVLTYLGDQGVKMGDFKTVYENIPLSPGMPELFQFLSKNHELFEIILISDANTFGIECSLRAAGVYSLFRKIFSNPSSFDKRGYFTLGPYHSHKCLDCPANMCKRQILTEYLAERAQEEVEFQRVFYVGDGANDFCPSGTLTSADVAFPRKGYPMHRMTQEMEKKQPGAFQATVVPWESAAEVACYLQELVKKKC; this is translated from the exons atgaaaaagtgctGCGAGGGTGTGGGGCTGCCATGCCTGTTTAAG GGTGTGGGTATGGCCAGCTCCAGGCCTCCCAGCTACCTCCTTGTCTTCGATTTTGATGAGACCATCATCCAGGAGAACAGTGATGACTCCATCCTCCGGGCAGCACCAGGGAAGGTCCTTCCAGACCACATCCGCCAGACCTTCTGCGAGGGCTTCTACAACGAGTACATGCAGCGTGTCCTGACCTACCTGGGGGACCAAGGGGTGAAGATGGGGGACTTCAAAACTGTTTATGAGAACATCCCCTTGTCCCCTGGCATGCCAGAGCTCTTCCAGTTCCTCTCCAAGAACCACGAGCTCTTCGAGATCATCCTCATCTCTGATGCCAACACCTTCGGCATTGAGTGCAGCCTGAGGGCTGCTGGGGTCTACTCCCTCTTCCGTAAGATCTTCAGCAACCCATCCAGCTTTGACAAGAGGGGTTACTTCACCTTGGGGCCCTACCACAGTCACAAGTGCCTTGATTGCCCGGCCAATATGTGCAAACGCCAAATCCTCACCGAGTATCTGGCAGAGAGAGCCCAGGAAGAGGTGGAGTTCCAGAGGGTCTTCTACGTGGGGGATGGCGCCAATGATTTCTGCCCTTCTGGGACTTTGACTTCAGCTGATGTGGCTTTCCCAAGGAAGGGTTACCCCATGCATCGGATGACCcaagagatggagaagaagCAACCTGGAGCCTTCCAGGCCACTGTTGTCCCCTGGGAGTCAGCTGCAGAAGTTGCCTGTTATCTCCAGGAGCTCGTTAAGAAGAAGTGTTGA
- the PHOSPHO1 gene encoding phosphoethanolamine/phosphocholine phosphatase isoform X2, protein MKKCCEGVGLPCLFKVSVTLHLPLASQWGFPLFSQRQREGIRSPACKSLATSSMVAAGSSWEVVGPGGVGMASSRPPSYLLVFDFDETIIQENSDDSILRAAPGKVLPDHIRQTFCEGFYNEYMQRVLTYLGDQGVKMGDFKTVYENIPLSPGMPELFQFLSKNHELFEIILISDANTFGIECSLRAAGVYSLFRKIFSNPSSFDKRGYFTLGPYHSHKCLDCPANMCKRQILTEYLAERAQEEVEFQRVFYVGDGANDFCPSGTLTSADVAFPRKGYPMHRMTQEMEKKQPGAFQATVVPWESAAEVACYLQELVKKKC, encoded by the exons atgaaaaagtgctGCGAGGGTGTGGGGCTGCCATGCCTGTTTAAGGTCAGTGTCACTCTCCACCTGCCTTTGGCCTCTCAATGgggttttcccctcttttctcagaggcagagagaaggaATCAGGTCTCCAGCCTGCAAATCTCTGGCTACCAGCAGCATGGtagcagctgggagcagctgggaggtggtgggacCTGGG GGTGTGGGTATGGCCAGCTCCAGGCCTCCCAGCTACCTCCTTGTCTTCGATTTTGATGAGACCATCATCCAGGAGAACAGTGATGACTCCATCCTCCGGGCAGCACCAGGGAAGGTCCTTCCAGACCACATCCGCCAGACCTTCTGCGAGGGCTTCTACAACGAGTACATGCAGCGTGTCCTGACCTACCTGGGGGACCAAGGGGTGAAGATGGGGGACTTCAAAACTGTTTATGAGAACATCCCCTTGTCCCCTGGCATGCCAGAGCTCTTCCAGTTCCTCTCCAAGAACCACGAGCTCTTCGAGATCATCCTCATCTCTGATGCCAACACCTTCGGCATTGAGTGCAGCCTGAGGGCTGCTGGGGTCTACTCCCTCTTCCGTAAGATCTTCAGCAACCCATCCAGCTTTGACAAGAGGGGTTACTTCACCTTGGGGCCCTACCACAGTCACAAGTGCCTTGATTGCCCGGCCAATATGTGCAAACGCCAAATCCTCACCGAGTATCTGGCAGAGAGAGCCCAGGAAGAGGTGGAGTTCCAGAGGGTCTTCTACGTGGGGGATGGCGCCAATGATTTCTGCCCTTCTGGGACTTTGACTTCAGCTGATGTGGCTTTCCCAAGGAAGGGTTACCCCATGCATCGGATGACCcaagagatggagaagaagCAACCTGGAGCCTTCCAGGCCACTGTTGTCCCCTGGGAGTCAGCTGCAGAAGTTGCCTGTTATCTCCAGGAGCTCGTTAAGAAGAAGTGTTGA